One region of Bartonella alsatica genomic DNA includes:
- the ligA gene encoding NAD-dependent DNA ligase LigA, with protein sequence MNKDKIKNLTAFEAESELEWLAKEIARHDVLYNCNDQPEISDAEYDALRKRNAEIEALFPELIRADSPSHKIGAPVSEKFEKSVHVQPMLSLDNAFNSEDVSEFVERVRRFLRLPAAQVLEITAEPKIDGLSLSLRYEKGRLVCAATRGDGYIGENVTANAQTISDIPKVLQSNFPDIIEVRGEVYMGREDFQALNMKQQSEGKFAFANPRNAAAGSLRQLDSRVTASRKLKFFAYAWGEVSEMPAVDQMGMMKKLKEYGFVINPFTKVFQTVKEIISYYHDIEELRHSLSYDIDGIVYKVNDLKFQMRLGFVSRSPRWAIAHKFPAEKAMALLEGIDIQVGRTGALTPVARLKPITVGGVVITNASLHNEDYIKGIGHKGELIREGRDIRVGDTVIVQRAGDVIPQIVDIVAEKRPKDSSAFVFPHLCPACGSHAVREVGEAVRRCTGGLICPSQAIERIRHFVSRNAFDIEGLGKKQVEFFFHVQDKTLCINTPADIFTLQRRQEKSLTRLENMEGFGAISVRKLYDAINARRKISLSRFLFALGIRHVGEVNARRLAHAYQNYTAFETAAIAATMPCVKAGKEGNEAWMELINIEGIGPQVGSAIIDFYKEAHNREVLAVLLEEVTPFDEKPIITASSSIAGKIIVFTGTLVRMSRDEAKALAERLGAKTSGSLSKKTDLLVAGAGAGSKLTKAQELGVEVIDEETWLQLIEGHYV encoded by the coding sequence ATGAATAAGGATAAAATTAAAAACCTCACTGCTTTTGAGGCAGAAAGTGAATTAGAGTGGTTAGCAAAAGAGATTGCACGTCATGATGTGCTTTATAATTGTAATGACCAACCTGAAATTTCTGATGCTGAATATGATGCTCTTCGTAAACGTAATGCAGAAATTGAAGCTCTCTTTCCTGAACTCATTCGTGCCGATTCGCCTTCACATAAAATTGGAGCACCAGTTTCCGAAAAGTTTGAAAAATCTGTTCATGTACAGCCGATGCTTTCACTTGATAACGCCTTTAATTCTGAAGATGTTAGTGAGTTTGTGGAGCGTGTTCGTCGTTTTTTGCGGCTGCCAGCAGCACAAGTATTAGAAATAACAGCTGAACCGAAGATTGATGGTTTATCTTTATCTTTGCGCTATGAAAAAGGAAGGCTTGTATGTGCAGCAACACGAGGTGATGGGTATATAGGTGAAAATGTTACAGCGAATGCACAAACAATTTCTGATATTCCAAAAGTCTTGCAGAGTAATTTTCCTGATATTATTGAGGTTCGCGGTGAAGTTTACATGGGGAGGGAGGATTTTCAAGCGCTTAATATGAAACAACAGAGTGAGGGAAAATTCGCTTTTGCTAATCCTAGAAATGCTGCAGCTGGTTCTTTACGTCAGCTCGATTCACGGGTAACGGCAAGTAGAAAACTTAAATTTTTTGCTTATGCTTGGGGTGAAGTAAGTGAAATGCCAGCAGTGGACCAAATGGGAATGATGAAAAAGCTAAAAGAATATGGCTTTGTTATCAATCCATTCACAAAAGTTTTTCAGACAGTGAAAGAAATTATTTCATATTATCATGATATCGAAGAACTGCGCCATTCTTTAAGTTATGATATTGATGGGATTGTTTATAAGGTTAATGATTTAAAGTTCCAAATGCGATTGGGGTTTGTATCTCGTTCACCACGTTGGGCAATTGCGCATAAATTTCCAGCAGAAAAAGCTATGGCTCTTTTGGAAGGCATTGATATTCAAGTAGGACGAACTGGAGCTTTAACCCCTGTTGCGCGCCTTAAACCTATTACTGTTGGGGGGGTAGTGATTACCAATGCAAGTTTGCATAATGAGGATTATATTAAAGGAATTGGCCATAAAGGAGAGTTAATTCGTGAAGGGCGTGATATCCGTGTAGGCGATACCGTGATTGTCCAACGTGCGGGTGACGTTATTCCTCAAATCGTTGATATTGTTGCTGAAAAGCGTCCAAAAGACTCTTCTGCTTTTGTTTTTCCTCATCTATGTCCAGCTTGTGGGAGTCATGCTGTTCGTGAAGTAGGTGAAGCTGTGCGTCGATGTACAGGTGGGCTTATTTGTCCCTCACAAGCGATTGAGCGTATTCGTCATTTTGTTTCGCGTAATGCCTTTGATATTGAGGGACTTGGGAAAAAACAGGTGGAATTTTTTTTTCATGTTCAAGACAAGACTCTTTGTATTAACACACCAGCCGATATCTTTACTTTACAACGTCGCCAAGAAAAATCTTTGACGCGCTTAGAAAATATGGAAGGTTTTGGTGCTATTTCAGTTCGTAAACTTTATGATGCCATTAATGCGCGCCGAAAAATTTCTTTAAGTCGTTTTTTATTTGCATTAGGAATTCGTCATGTGGGGGAAGTAAATGCACGACGTCTTGCACATGCTTATCAAAATTATACGGCTTTTGAGACAGCGGCGATAGCAGCTACCATGCCATGTGTTAAGGCAGGTAAAGAAGGCAATGAGGCTTGGATGGAGCTCATCAATATTGAAGGAATTGGACCACAGGTAGGGAGCGCAATTATTGATTTTTATAAGGAAGCGCATAACCGTGAGGTTTTGGCTGTTTTGCTTGAAGAAGTGACTCCTTTTGATGAAAAACCTATAATAACAGCATCTTCATCGATAGCAGGAAAAATCATTGTTTTTACAGGAACTTTGGTACGTATGTCACGTGATGAAGCAAAAGCATTGGCAGAACGGTTAGGGGCAAAAACTTCCGGTTCACTTTCTA
- the recN gene encoding DNA repair protein RecN — MLVQLSIHNIVLIETLDVHFTAGLSVLTGETGAGKSILLDALSLALGGRGDASLVRHGAMQGQVTAVFDVPVAHPVRQLIRENGFDDEGDIILRRVQSSDGRSRVFINDQVASVALMRSVGRMLVEIHGQHDDRALVDVATHRQLLDAFGGFEDETENLRQCYQIWREFEERLQQQRIKVENAVCEADYLRACVEELEKLDFQVGEEEALSLRRADMLRLEKIAVDIKEADDLLNGQKSPIPILSNLVRRLERKIPEVQELIAPVVKSIDDALYALATAQEGIEMAMQALDFDTCELERIEERLFALRGFARKYNVPADELVQLYDKMGAKLSDFEEAQSTLTRFENEAEQAQRNYDTLAQALSIKRREAAKKLSESVMAELPALKLEKAEFIVEIQTDVERRGAEGIDRIEYWVRTNPGTHAGPMLSVASGGELSRFLLALKVVLSDRGSAPTLIFDEIDTGVGGAIAAAIGKRLRHLSERVQVFAITHAPQVASKAHSHFLISKVESNDKSCFVTAIHKMEEHERAEEIARMLAGEQITEEARAAAQKLLV; from the coding sequence ATGCTGGTACAGCTTTCGATTCATAATATTGTTTTGATCGAAACGCTCGATGTTCATTTTACAGCAGGGTTATCAGTTTTAACTGGTGAAACAGGTGCTGGAAAGTCTATTTTACTTGATGCTTTATCATTGGCTCTTGGTGGGCGGGGTGATGCTTCGCTTGTACGTCATGGTGCTATGCAAGGGCAAGTGACAGCTGTTTTTGATGTGCCTGTTGCACATCCTGTGCGTCAGCTTATCCGTGAGAATGGTTTCGATGATGAAGGTGATATTATTTTACGGCGCGTGCAATCAAGTGATGGGCGTAGCCGTGTTTTTATCAATGATCAGGTAGCTAGTGTTGCATTGATGCGTAGTGTTGGTCGGATGTTGGTTGAAATCCACGGGCAGCATGATGATCGTGCACTTGTTGATGTTGCAACACATCGCCAGTTATTAGATGCCTTTGGGGGGTTTGAGGATGAAACGGAGAATTTACGTCAGTGCTATCAGATATGGCGTGAATTTGAAGAGCGTCTACAACAACAGCGTATAAAAGTAGAAAATGCTGTGTGTGAGGCTGATTATCTTCGTGCATGTGTGGAAGAGCTTGAAAAGCTTGATTTTCAGGTTGGTGAAGAAGAGGCTCTTTCTCTTCGTCGTGCAGATATGCTTAGATTAGAAAAAATAGCGGTAGATATTAAAGAAGCTGATGATCTTTTAAATGGTCAAAAGTCGCCAATTCCGATCCTTTCCAATTTGGTAAGGCGTTTAGAGAGAAAAATTCCTGAAGTGCAAGAACTTATTGCCCCTGTGGTGAAATCTATTGATGATGCATTGTATGCACTTGCAACAGCGCAAGAAGGAATTGAGATGGCAATGCAAGCATTGGATTTTGATACCTGTGAATTGGAACGGATCGAAGAACGCCTTTTTGCTCTTCGTGGTTTTGCTCGTAAATACAATGTTCCTGCAGATGAATTGGTTCAGTTATACGATAAAATGGGTGCTAAACTTTCTGATTTTGAGGAGGCTCAGAGCACACTAACACGTTTTGAAAATGAGGCAGAGCAAGCACAGAGAAATTATGATACATTAGCGCAAGCGTTATCAATAAAGCGTCGAGAAGCAGCAAAGAAGTTGTCTGAAAGCGTTATGGCTGAGTTACCAGCATTGAAATTGGAAAAAGCAGAATTTATCGTTGAAATACAAACTGATGTTGAAAGACGAGGTGCGGAAGGGATAGACCGCATTGAATATTGGGTTCGGACAAATCCTGGAACACACGCTGGGCCAATGTTGAGTGTTGCTTCGGGTGGAGAGTTATCTCGTTTTTTATTGGCATTAAAGGTTGTTTTGTCTGATCGTGGATCAGCTCCCACACTGATTTTTGATGAAATTGATACAGGGGTTGGTGGAGCTATTGCAGCTGCCATTGGAAAACGGTTGCGGCATTTGTCGGAAAGGGTTCAGGTTTTTGCTATTACACATGCACCGCAGGTAGCATCGAAAGCGCACAGTCATTTTCTTATTTCAAAGGTTGAGAGTAATGATAAAAGCTGCTTTGTTACTGCTATTCATAAAATGGAAGAACATGAGCGTGCAGAAGAAATTGCTCGCATGTTAGCAGGAGAACAGATTACTGAAGAGGCGCGTGCCGCTGCTCAAAAGCTTCTCGTATAA
- a CDS encoding outer membrane protein assembly factor BamD, which translates to MTKSRVCIENMAYRKSNIVRKILGVMLLGSTCMLAGCLFEEKNTLGPSAYVLKMDPPDILYNQALANLNNGRLAEASKKFLTIEKQYAYTDWGRKSLVMGAFTNYRLGKYDDSINMAQRYITLYPGADDSAYAYYIIGLSSFRRIPDVTRDQRDTKRAIAAMQLLVERYPNSEYVKDAKDKIRFGREQLAGKEMQVGRYYEEGRRYLAASRRFRTVVEEYSDTNQIEEALFRLTEVNLALGLTAEAQTAAAILGRNYPKSEWYKFSYNLLKKNSISPQEHKSSWISHALSGDKNKVR; encoded by the coding sequence ATGACAAAATCTCGTGTATGTATTGAAAATATGGCATATAGAAAATCTAACATTGTACGCAAGATATTGGGGGTGATGCTTTTGGGGAGCACATGCATGTTAGCGGGTTGTTTGTTTGAAGAAAAAAACACCCTTGGTCCATCTGCATATGTTTTAAAAATGGATCCACCAGATATTTTATATAATCAGGCACTTGCTAACCTTAATAATGGGCGGCTTGCAGAGGCATCGAAAAAATTTCTTACGATTGAAAAGCAGTATGCTTATACGGATTGGGGTCGTAAATCTTTAGTAATGGGTGCTTTTACAAATTATCGGCTTGGCAAATATGATGATTCAATTAATATGGCTCAGCGCTATATTACTCTTTATCCAGGGGCAGATGATTCTGCTTATGCTTATTATATTATTGGTCTTTCTTCTTTCCGTCGGATTCCTGATGTTACGCGGGATCAACGTGATACAAAACGTGCTATTGCTGCTATGCAGCTTCTCGTGGAGCGTTATCCAAATTCTGAATATGTTAAAGATGCTAAAGATAAAATACGTTTTGGAAGAGAACAGTTGGCTGGTAAAGAGATGCAAGTTGGCCGTTATTATGAAGAAGGACGGCGTTATCTTGCTGCGAGTAGAAGATTTCGTACAGTGGTTGAAGAGTATTCCGATACAAATCAAATTGAAGAGGCACTTTTTCGCTTGACAGAAGTTAATCTTGCTCTTGGCTTAACAGCTGAAGCGCAGACAGCAGCAGCTATTTTAGGACGTAATTATCCCAAAAGTGAATGGTATAAATTTTCTTATAATCTATTGAAAAAGAATAGCATATCACCGCAGGAGCATAAATCTTCTTGGATCTCACATGCTTTAAGTGGTGATAAGAATAAGGTACGTTGA